Proteins from one Geothermobacter ehrlichii genomic window:
- a CDS encoding TAXI family TRAP transporter solute-binding subunit: MMRIRQVALVVAALSLLFGSVSPAAAKPTERNYLLATASTGGTYYPVGVALSTLVKVKLQPKQKIGMSAINSAGSGENVKLLRDNEVQFAILQGLYGSYAWNGTGPIAKIGPQKELRAVTMLWQNVEHFTILKKFAKTGTVADLAGMKGQAMALGKKNSGTLGSNKVLLKNLGLDAEKDFKLVHVGYGPSADALQNGQVAGMSTPAGVPVSAVTKAFANMGDKITVLDFTDEQMKQADGGFGLWTRYVIPAGTYPGQTKEIRTIAQPNFLAVRADVDEDAVYQITKTIYENLPFLNAIHGATKAMAIEKAIVGLPLPLHPGAVRYYREVGIAIPEHLIAR; the protein is encoded by the coding sequence ATGATGCGTATCAGGCAGGTTGCCCTGGTTGTTGCGGCGCTGTCGCTGCTGTTCGGTTCGGTTTCGCCCGCGGCGGCCAAGCCCACGGAGCGCAACTATCTGCTGGCGACGGCCTCGACCGGCGGCACCTATTATCCGGTCGGCGTCGCCCTGTCGACCCTGGTCAAGGTCAAGCTGCAGCCGAAGCAGAAGATCGGCATGTCGGCGATCAATTCCGCCGGATCCGGCGAGAATGTCAAGCTGCTGCGCGACAACGAGGTCCAGTTCGCCATTCTGCAGGGACTGTACGGTTCCTATGCCTGGAACGGCACCGGGCCCATCGCCAAGATCGGCCCGCAGAAAGAGCTGCGGGCGGTGACCATGCTCTGGCAGAACGTCGAGCATTTCACGATCCTGAAGAAGTTCGCCAAGACCGGCACCGTGGCCGATCTCGCCGGCATGAAGGGCCAGGCGATGGCCCTGGGCAAGAAGAATTCGGGCACCCTCGGCTCGAACAAGGTGCTGCTGAAGAACCTCGGGCTCGATGCCGAGAAGGACTTCAAGCTCGTTCATGTCGGTTACGGTCCCTCGGCCGATGCCCTGCAGAACGGACAGGTGGCCGGCATGAGCACCCCGGCCGGCGTTCCGGTCAGCGCCGTCACCAAGGCCTTCGCCAACATGGGCGACAAGATCACCGTTCTCGATTTCACCGACGAGCAGATGAAGCAGGCTGACGGCGGTTTCGGACTGTGGACCCGGTATGTCATCCCCGCCGGCACCTACCCCGGACAGACCAAAGAGATCCGCACCATCGCCCAGCCCAACTTCCTGGCCGTGCGGGCCGACGTGGACGAGGACGCCGTTTACCAGATCACCAAGACCATCTACGAGAATCTTCCCTTCCTCAACGCCATCCACGGCGCCACCAAGGCCATGGCCATCGAGAAGGCGATCGTCGGGCTGCCTCTGCCCCTGCATCCCGGCGCCGTCAGATACTACCGGGAAGTCGGCATCGCCATTCCCGAGCATCTGATCGCCAGGTAG
- a CDS encoding TetR/AcrR family transcriptional regulator, translating into MTERISRRDLILQEAAHLFREKGYLGANLRELAARVGIKGGSIYHHFASKQEILFEVMDQTMTEMIERLSAALEGAESPSEKLRRMVRFHVDYIVTGADRAYVTDDELKNLEPDNYRAVIAKRDRYQRLIEQILEEGQRQEGWRVPDVKLCCRALIKACAGVATWYKPDGALSLAQIAEVYADLFRNGLLPR; encoded by the coding sequence ATGACCGAACGGATTTCCCGCCGCGACCTGATCCTGCAGGAGGCCGCCCACCTGTTTCGCGAAAAGGGCTATCTCGGAGCCAATCTGCGGGAGCTCGCCGCCAGGGTCGGCATCAAGGGAGGGAGCATCTACCATCACTTCGCGTCCAAGCAGGAGATTCTGTTCGAGGTGATGGACCAGACCATGACCGAGATGATCGAGCGGTTGAGTGCGGCGCTGGAGGGCGCGGAGTCGCCCTCGGAAAAGTTGCGGCGCATGGTTCGTTTTCATGTCGACTACATCGTGACCGGCGCCGATCGCGCCTATGTGACCGACGACGAACTGAAGAACCTGGAGCCGGACAACTACCGCGCCGTCATCGCCAAGCGCGATCGCTACCAGCGGCTGATCGAGCAGATTCTCGAGGAGGGACAGCGGCAGGAAGGCTGGCGGGTGCCGGATGTCAAGCTCTGCTGCCGGGCGCTGATCAAGGCCTGCGCCGGGGTCGCCACCTGGTACAAGCCGGACGGAGCGCTGAGCCTGGCGCAGATCGCCGAAGTCTACGCCGACCTGTTCCGCAACGGCCTGTTGCCGCGCTGA
- a CDS encoding TRAP transporter permease, giving the protein MITSETEVHPLHAGLLLVLGVAVSVLHIWFNVFSVLPTLWQNALHFAGFALIAAVVYPLRKEGAAWWRVLDALLGLLAAGSAIFLIAREDAIYDRGVSLLPSEWVAGIVLILCALELTRRVAGWFIPLMIIIALTYVGWWGGLIGGVFKFAGLSPETILFRSIYGDDALFGTIARISSTYVFMFILFGAFLLRSGAGEFVIDLARAVAGRFVGGPGLVAVMASGLMGTISGSAVANTASTGVITIPLMKRAGFPAKFAAGVEAAASTGGQLMPPIMGAGAFVMATYTQISYNTIVLVSILPAILYFATVAFFVRIEAKRSLVHAIDDERVSAVDVIKKGGIVFLLPIGVLIGLLIYGFTPTYAAGISIIAVVVASWFSPNRMGPRAIVEALAMGAKNMVMTAILLCSVGLIVNVIATAGIGNTFSLMITEWAGHSLVIAILLIALASLVLGMGLPVTAAYIVLGTLSAPALHGLIADGMLVDALASGQIPEAARALFMVVAPEHLAEIGNPMSHAAARAIVDAVPVDMASMVREAVLSKDVLSFALLSAHLIIFWLSQDSNVTPPVALAAFTGAAIAGTKPMATGLQSWKIAKGLYVVPLLFAYTPFIGGSWREDFMIFFFALFGLYAFTAALQGFMEARLNLPLRLVSLGLAASLLWPAPWWVHVAGLAGLAVLFSFNFRQSRRNSAPAGNPGVLSAELKS; this is encoded by the coding sequence ATGATCACGTCCGAAACCGAAGTCCATCCCCTGCATGCCGGCCTGCTGCTGGTGCTGGGGGTGGCCGTTTCCGTACTGCACATCTGGTTCAACGTCTTTTCGGTGCTGCCGACTCTCTGGCAGAACGCCCTGCATTTCGCCGGGTTCGCCCTGATAGCGGCGGTGGTCTATCCCCTGCGCAAGGAAGGGGCGGCCTGGTGGCGGGTTCTCGACGCCCTGCTCGGTCTGCTGGCGGCCGGCTCGGCGATCTTTCTGATTGCCAGGGAAGACGCGATCTACGACCGGGGGGTGAGCCTGCTGCCATCGGAATGGGTGGCCGGAATCGTCCTGATTCTTTGCGCCCTGGAACTGACGCGACGGGTCGCCGGCTGGTTCATCCCGTTGATGATCATCATCGCTCTGACCTATGTCGGCTGGTGGGGAGGGCTGATCGGCGGGGTTTTCAAGTTCGCCGGCCTCAGCCCGGAAACCATCCTCTTTCGCAGCATCTATGGCGACGACGCCCTGTTCGGCACCATCGCCCGCATTTCGTCGACCTACGTCTTCATGTTCATCCTGTTCGGCGCCTTTCTGCTCCGTTCGGGAGCCGGGGAATTCGTCATCGACCTGGCGCGGGCGGTGGCGGGGCGATTTGTCGGCGGGCCCGGCCTGGTCGCGGTGATGGCCTCCGGCCTGATGGGCACCATCTCCGGTTCGGCGGTGGCCAATACCGCCTCGACCGGGGTGATCACCATCCCGCTGATGAAGCGCGCCGGCTTTCCGGCCAAATTTGCCGCCGGGGTCGAGGCCGCCGCTTCCACCGGTGGGCAGCTGATGCCGCCGATCATGGGAGCGGGCGCCTTCGTCATGGCCACCTACACCCAGATTTCCTACAACACCATCGTCCTGGTCAGCATCCTGCCGGCGATCCTCTATTTCGCCACCGTCGCCTTCTTCGTGCGCATCGAGGCCAAACGCAGCCTGGTCCACGCTATCGACGACGAAAGGGTTTCCGCCGTCGATGTGATCAAGAAGGGCGGCATCGTCTTTCTGTTGCCGATCGGCGTGCTGATCGGCCTGCTGATCTACGGCTTCACCCCGACCTATGCCGCCGGTATCAGTATCATCGCCGTGGTGGTCGCCTCCTGGTTCAGCCCCAACCGCATGGGCCCCCGGGCGATCGTCGAGGCTTTGGCCATGGGGGCGAAAAACATGGTGATGACGGCCATTCTGCTGTGCAGTGTCGGCCTGATCGTCAACGTCATCGCCACCGCCGGCATCGGCAACACCTTTTCCCTGATGATTACCGAGTGGGCGGGACACAGCCTGGTCATCGCCATCCTGTTGATCGCCCTGGCGTCCCTGGTGCTGGGCATGGGGCTGCCGGTGACCGCCGCCTACATCGTGCTCGGCACCCTCTCGGCGCCGGCGCTGCACGGCCTGATCGCCGACGGCATGCTGGTCGATGCGCTGGCCAGCGGCCAGATCCCCGAGGCGGCCAGGGCCCTGTTCATGGTTGTCGCTCCCGAGCATCTGGCCGAGATCGGCAACCCGATGAGTCACGCTGCGGCCCGGGCCATCGTTGACGCGGTGCCGGTCGACATGGCGAGCATGGTGCGCGAGGCGGTGCTGAGCAAGGATGTCCTCTCGTTCGCCCTGCTTTCGGCGCACCTGATCATCTTCTGGCTCAGCCAGGATTCCAATGTCACACCACCGGTCGCCCTGGCCGCCTTCACCGGCGCCGCCATCGCCGGGACCAAGCCGATGGCCACCGGGCTGCAGTCGTGGAAGATCGCCAAGGGACTGTACGTGGTGCCGCTGCTGTTCGCCTATACCCCCTTTATCGGCGGTTCGTGGAGAGAAGATTTCATGATCTTCTTCTTTGCCCTGTTCGGTCTCTATGCCTTTACCGCCGCCCTGCAGGGCTTCATGGAGGCTAGGCTCAACCTGCCGCTGCGGCTGGTTTCCCTCGGCCTTGCCGCCAGCCTGTTGTGGCCCGCCCCCTGGTGGGTTCATGTTGCCGGCCTGGCAGGGCTGGCGGTGCTCTTCAGTTTCAACTTTCGGCAGTCGCGACGGAACAGCGCACCTGCCGGGAATCCCGGGGTCCTGTCGGCGGAGCTGAAATCCTGA
- a CDS encoding sigma-54-dependent transcriptional regulator, translating to MTKNSGKVFLIDDDADMRASTAQWLELAGYQVRVFVDAPSALAEIDAGLDGVVVTDVRMPKMDGMAFLARLTELDRDLPVILVTAHGDVQMAVEAMRRGAYDFIEKPFEPERLLDIIQRAGEKRRLVLENRELRRRLAGPDDLEQRLIGNCPGIRRLREEILDIAATDAPVLIQGETGTGKEVVARCLHDFSARKQGRYVAVNCGALPENMYESELFGYERGAFTGADRLRIGRFEYAHGGTLFLDEIGTMPLPLQVKVLRALQEREVVRIGGNEPRPIDVRLISATNADLLAECAAGRFRRDLYYRINVVELRVPPLRERGGDILLLFDYFCARAAETYRRPAPPLHSGAAGLLMAHDWPGNVRELKNIAERYVLSSLPGEQRLAAVLGASRPVASQASRVGLREQLRQYERHLLEQALARHRGDVQAVMEELDLPRRTLNEKMARHRLDRRDFT from the coding sequence ATGACGAAAAACAGTGGAAAGGTTTTTCTGATCGACGACGATGCCGACATGCGTGCCTCGACGGCGCAGTGGCTGGAACTGGCGGGGTATCAGGTGCGGGTCTTTGTCGACGCGCCGAGCGCCCTGGCCGAAATCGACGCCGGTCTGGACGGGGTGGTGGTGACCGATGTGCGGATGCCGAAGATGGACGGAATGGCCTTTCTTGCCCGCCTGACCGAGCTCGACCGGGATCTGCCGGTGATCCTGGTGACTGCGCACGGCGATGTCCAGATGGCGGTCGAGGCGATGCGCCGGGGCGCCTACGACTTCATCGAAAAACCCTTCGAGCCCGAGCGGCTGCTCGACATCATCCAGCGGGCCGGAGAAAAACGCCGCCTGGTGCTTGAAAACCGCGAACTGCGCCGCCGGCTGGCCGGTCCGGACGATCTCGAACAGCGCCTTATCGGCAACTGCCCCGGCATTCGTCGGCTGCGCGAGGAGATTCTCGATATCGCCGCGACCGACGCCCCGGTTCTGATCCAGGGAGAAACCGGGACCGGCAAGGAAGTGGTCGCGCGCTGTCTGCACGATTTCAGCGCCCGCAAGCAGGGCCGTTATGTCGCCGTCAACTGCGGTGCGCTGCCGGAAAACATGTACGAAAGCGAGCTGTTCGGCTATGAGCGGGGCGCCTTTACCGGCGCCGACCGCCTTCGCATCGGCCGCTTCGAATATGCCCACGGCGGGACCCTGTTTCTCGACGAGATCGGCACCATGCCGCTGCCGCTGCAGGTCAAGGTGCTGCGCGCCCTGCAGGAAAGGGAGGTGGTGCGGATCGGCGGCAACGAGCCGCGGCCGATCGATGTGCGGCTGATCAGCGCCACCAATGCCGACCTGCTGGCCGAATGCGCCGCCGGCCGCTTCCGCCGGGATCTCTACTACCGGATCAACGTGGTCGAACTGCGCGTGCCGCCGCTGCGCGAGCGGGGCGGCGACATTCTGCTGCTGTTCGACTACTTCTGCGCCCGGGCAGCAGAGACCTACCGCCGCCCGGCGCCGCCGCTTCATTCGGGCGCCGCCGGGTTGCTGATGGCCCACGACTGGCCGGGCAACGTACGCGAGCTGAAGAATATCGCCGAACGTTACGTCCTTTCTTCCCTTCCCGGGGAACAGCGCCTGGCCGCGGTTCTCGGGGCGTCGCGGCCGGTTGCGTCACAGGCGTCACGGGTCGGGTTGCGGGAGCAGCTGCGCCAGTACGAGCGTCACCTGCTGGAACAGGCGCTGGCCCGGCACAGGGGAGATGTCCAGGCCGTGATGGAAGAACTCGACCTGCCCCGCCGCACTCTGAACGAAAAGATGGCCCGCCATCGTCTCGACCGCAGGGATTTCACCTGA
- a CDS encoding sensor histidine kinase: MTKRPEKMKAIGRLFPLWVVLLALLLAGGVWQASRWAGDVELEAMTATGQERLTLYASTLRGALNRYAYLPYVLARNASVQNMLAQGKPSVDVSRYLEELNREAGSEALYVMDAAGDTLASSNWRETTSFVGRNYAFRPYFTAAREGRQGRFFAIGVTTGRPGFFMSHPVRRDGRFAGVAVVKVDLDPLQDDWREGGETVLVSDANGVIFLSSRSDWKYTTLAPLSAEQRRRIRAGRQYGDKPLRLSPLRTVEVMGEDRRIVRAAGERYLLLSRSLPGLGWKLFYLASLAPVRERSRAVTAIGTVLVLLLFSCAMYMRERRQKQLSRRKAREAEAIKAINLRLQEEIEEHRRTEQALRDAQAELVQSSKLAALGQMSAGIVHELNQPIAAMRTYAASGRLLLDRHEEEKVRETFAAISRITDHMASVTAQLKIFAHKAPQQRERVVIQSCLDEALTLTAPLFDEHGVELVKEVPDDAVAVSGGSGRLRQVLVNLIRNGIDAMRDSERRELRIRVAARAETVEIEVRDSGTGIAEQDLDELFNPFFTTKEVGKGLGLGLSISYRIVTDLGGTIRATNNPDRGARFIVRLPLLADRTAGEEQ; the protein is encoded by the coding sequence GTGACGAAACGGCCGGAAAAGATGAAGGCGATCGGCAGACTTTTTCCCCTGTGGGTGGTTCTTCTTGCCCTGCTGCTGGCCGGCGGTGTCTGGCAGGCCAGCCGCTGGGCCGGCGACGTCGAGCTCGAGGCGATGACGGCGACCGGCCAGGAACGTCTGACGCTCTACGCCAGCACCCTGCGCGGGGCGTTGAACCGCTATGCCTACCTGCCCTATGTGCTGGCCCGCAATGCCTCGGTGCAGAACATGCTGGCACAGGGGAAGCCCTCCGTCGACGTCAGTCGCTACCTTGAAGAGCTGAACCGGGAGGCCGGCAGCGAAGCCCTGTATGTGATGGATGCCGCCGGCGATACCCTGGCTTCGAGCAACTGGCGCGAAACGACCAGTTTCGTCGGCCGCAACTACGCCTTTCGTCCCTATTTCACCGCCGCGCGGGAAGGGCGCCAGGGACGTTTCTTCGCCATCGGGGTGACGACCGGGCGGCCGGGTTTCTTCATGTCCCACCCGGTTCGCCGGGACGGCCGGTTCGCCGGGGTGGCGGTGGTCAAGGTCGACCTCGATCCCCTGCAGGACGACTGGCGGGAAGGTGGCGAGACGGTGCTGGTCAGCGACGCCAACGGCGTCATCTTCCTTTCCAGTCGCAGCGACTGGAAATACACCACCCTGGCGCCGCTGAGCGCCGAGCAGCGCCGGCGGATCCGCGCCGGGCGACAGTACGGTGACAAGCCCCTGCGGCTGAGTCCGCTGCGGACGGTCGAGGTCATGGGCGAGGACCGGCGGATCGTCCGTGCCGCCGGCGAGCGTTATCTGCTGCTTTCCCGATCCCTGCCCGGGCTCGGCTGGAAGCTGTTCTATCTGGCTTCGCTGGCGCCGGTGCGGGAGCGGAGCCGGGCGGTAACGGCCATCGGCACCGTCCTGGTCCTGCTGCTGTTTTCCTGCGCCATGTACATGCGCGAACGACGCCAGAAGCAGCTTTCCCGGCGCAAGGCCCGGGAAGCCGAGGCGATCAAGGCGATCAACCTGCGGCTGCAGGAGGAGATCGAGGAACACCGCCGGACCGAGCAGGCCCTGCGCGATGCCCAGGCCGAACTGGTGCAGAGCAGCAAGCTGGCGGCGCTCGGCCAGATGTCGGCGGGCATCGTTCATGAACTGAACCAGCCGATCGCTGCCATGCGCACCTACGCCGCCAGTGGGCGCCTGCTGCTCGATCGCCACGAGGAAGAGAAGGTCCGTGAAACCTTCGCCGCCATCTCCCGGATTACCGACCACATGGCCTCGGTTACGGCCCAGCTGAAGATTTTCGCCCACAAGGCACCGCAGCAGCGTGAACGGGTGGTGATCCAGTCCTGTCTCGACGAGGCCCTGACCCTGACCGCTCCGCTGTTCGACGAACACGGCGTCGAGCTGGTCAAGGAGGTCCCGGACGACGCCGTGGCCGTCTCCGGTGGCAGCGGCCGGCTCAGGCAGGTTCTGGTCAACCTGATCCGCAACGGCATCGACGCCATGCGCGACAGCGAACGTCGCGAATTGCGCATTCGGGTGGCCGCCCGGGCCGAGACGGTCGAAATCGAGGTCCGGGACAGCGGTACGGGGATCGCCGAGCAGGATCTGGACGAACTGTTCAATCCCTTCTTCACCACCAAGGAAGTCGGCAAGGGGCTGGGGCTCGGACTGTCGATCTCCTACCGGATCGTCACCGATCTGGGTGGAACCATTCGTGCAACGAACAATCCGGACCGGGGAGCCCGTTTCATTGTGCGACTGCCGCTGCTGGCGGATCGGACCGCGGGGGAGGAGCAATGA